In Rhodanobacteraceae bacterium, a single window of DNA contains:
- a CDS encoding aminotransferase class V-fold PLP-dependent enzyme: MSAVRPLPPQSHESICLEDWFAPFRQHTVGIDQRFDSPFGSQRIVYADWIASGRLYGPIEDLLHHQIGPFVGNTHTETSETGTTMTRAYHRAFDIIKRHVNACKDDAVVSYGSGMTAVVNKFQRILGLRVHENYLAQIRPPCGERPIVFVTHMEHHSNQTSWLETICEVRVIPATADGLVDLAGLDQLLIEYADRKIKIASITSCSNVTGIITPYHDIAERMHRAGGLCFVDFAASAPYIQIDMHPPGRPDAGLDAIFFSPHKFLGGPGTSGILIFNKRLYRNRVPDNPGGGTVDWTNPWGEHKYVDDVEAREDGGTPGFLQAIRTALAIQLKDAMGVPNILAREAELLDLIWPQLLAIPNVRVLAANQRQRIGCISFYIDDLHYNLAVKLLNDRYGIQVRGGCSCAGTYGHYLLQVSHEHSKSITDQISCGILSDKPGWVRLSLHPTMTNAEAQYIVDAIRTLAENHNAWAKDYSYCGRSNEFAHISACEQKSVDARIDGWFSTLR; the protein is encoded by the coding sequence ATGTCTGCCGTACGTCCGCTGCCGCCGCAATCCCATGAATCGATCTGTCTGGAGGACTGGTTTGCGCCTTTCCGCCAGCACACCGTTGGTATCGACCAGCGCTTCGACAGTCCTTTCGGCAGTCAGCGCATCGTCTACGCCGACTGGATCGCCAGCGGTCGTTTGTATGGGCCCATCGAGGATCTGCTGCACCACCAGATCGGCCCTTTCGTCGGCAACACCCACACCGAGACCTCGGAAACCGGCACCACGATGACGCGCGCCTATCACCGCGCTTTCGACATCATCAAGCGCCACGTCAATGCCTGCAAGGACGACGCCGTGGTCTCCTACGGTTCGGGCATGACTGCGGTGGTCAACAAGTTCCAGCGCATCCTCGGCCTGCGCGTGCACGAGAACTATCTGGCGCAGATCCGTCCGCCCTGCGGCGAGCGGCCGATCGTGTTCGTGACCCATATGGAGCACCATTCCAACCAGACCTCCTGGCTGGAAACCATCTGCGAAGTGCGGGTGATCCCGGCCACCGCCGATGGCCTGGTTGACCTGGCCGGCCTGGATCAGTTGCTGATCGAATACGCCGACCGCAAGATCAAGATCGCCAGCATCACCAGCTGCTCCAACGTCACCGGCATCATCACGCCCTATCACGACATCGCCGAACGCATGCACCGCGCCGGCGGCCTGTGCTTCGTCGATTTCGCCGCGAGCGCGCCCTACATCCAGATCGACATGCACCCGCCCGGGCGACCGGATGCGGGCCTCGATGCGATCTTCTTTTCGCCGCACAAATTCCTCGGCGGCCCCGGCACCAGCGGCATCCTGATCTTCAACAAGCGCCTCTATCGCAATCGTGTGCCCGACAACCCCGGCGGCGGTACGGTGGATTGGACCAACCCCTGGGGCGAGCACAAGTACGTGGACGATGTGGAAGCCCGCGAGGACGGTGGCACGCCCGGCTTTCTGCAGGCCATCCGCACGGCGTTGGCCATCCAGTTGAAGGACGCAATGGGCGTGCCGAACATCCTGGCGCGCGAAGCAGAACTGCTGGATCTGATCTGGCCACAACTGCTGGCCATCCCCAATGTGCGGGTGCTGGCCGCGAATCAGCGCCAGCGCATCGGCTGCATTTCCTTCTACATCGATGACTTGCATTACAACCTGGCGGTCAAGCTGCTGAACGACCGCTATGGCATCCAGGTGCGCGGCGGCTGTTCCTGTGCCGGCACCTACGGCCACTACCTGCTGCAGGTCTCGCACGAGCATTCCAAGTCGATCACCGACCAGATCAGCTGCGGCATCCTCAGCGACAAACCGGGCTGGGTGCGGCTGTCGCTGCACCCGACCATGACCAACGCCGAAGCCCAGTACATCGTCGATGCGATCCGCACCCTGGCCGAGAATCACAATGCCTGGGCCAAGGATTACAGCTACTGCGGCCGCAGCAACGAATTCGCCCACATCAGCGCCTGCGAACAGAAATCCGTCGACGCCCGGATCGACGGCTGGTTCAGCACCCTCCGCTGA
- the recC gene encoding exodeoxyribonuclease V subunit gamma, whose product MLQVFRSSRIERLAEILAVKLQRLRPRSVLSPQTLIVGHLGMKRWLTQRLAEHQLPGLPRIAANLQMLLPSEWLDQLAQRVLGTEAIAIAPYRRPALRWRIYQLLPQLDCAEVARYLEGEEAPRRRFQLADRLAGLYGQYLVYRRDWLLAWERRQRSPVADHWQGQLWRQLVAEIGLSHRGQRMGELGEQLRNLPSDPEEPALHVFGVSHLPPDALMALQQLGQRQIVQLYFPDPCRELWEDLRSRAEVYRSELAGGAFLDIGHPLLAALGRMGQHFTLLLNALDSAQDDRDQADLDLQAPLPTRAALLQRLQHSLRCLRPEWVAADVDLAAALDDASLQVHQCHTRLRELEVLKDALLDRLAADPTLNPREIVVMAPNMALYAPLLPVIFGEPGRGDSALPWYLADVALARSHPLLQAFRELLDLPAQRISRSQVLALLALPAVARRLGLDQSRHQALARWLDRVQVAWGLDGSMKADFGAAPVDQNSFAFGIDRMAAGLLVGHEDPDWLLQDQFLPADPVHGPDAACLGALSALIDILQDWRSHSRQLLPATRWIELLQRWMLALFEGDPDDADEAEALRALDKLVAGITRECAQANADPEIDWPVLRDLLKTGLDGIPERQAFLAGGISFCGMVPQRAIPFRVVALLGLNDGEYPRPRTDTGLDLMQQHPRLGDRDNRMDDRYLFLEALMSARDALHLSYLAEGPQDGKPRNPALPLAELLGFLDQQHAAELRDDQGHRPWCVRHPLQPFDGRYFSADGDPRLFSYSSEYAAASRADGVGNWRFIDGPGALPATDSGAQIELNAICSYYARPSEWLCRHALGLSREALEQDASEDQEALTPALARFDRSGIDLFWHALQQGWNEIPTQPPRHLLHAGQLAAGAVGAKAFEELRDSAQALLAAARSLPPFHNAKPVALTRTMDLAVGQHRLVGTIGPLHAHGSDCWLLQVHSGSQVHFGQLLPLYLRWAALSLSDPHTRYHCALLHRDNKVGAVLHGLTEFDADPLSLQKSLGLLLDTFGAASERSGQYFARTSYEYAQALREHPNDPDLALAQARKAWLGAFASTGESGYAPGYNTLLGGNADFLEAGTEAHRRFAELALALRCLLDPPTRRGAAA is encoded by the coding sequence GCTGTCGCCACAGACCTTGATCGTGGGCCATCTGGGCATGAAACGCTGGCTGACCCAGCGACTGGCCGAGCATCAATTGCCCGGCTTGCCGCGCATCGCCGCCAATCTGCAGATGCTGCTGCCCAGCGAATGGCTGGATCAGCTGGCGCAGCGGGTGCTCGGAACCGAGGCCATCGCCATCGCCCCCTACCGCCGCCCGGCACTGCGCTGGCGCATCTACCAGTTGCTGCCGCAGCTGGATTGCGCTGAAGTGGCACGCTATCTGGAGGGCGAAGAGGCGCCGCGCCGACGCTTCCAGCTGGCCGATCGGCTGGCCGGACTGTACGGCCAGTATCTGGTGTACCGCCGCGACTGGCTGCTTGCCTGGGAGCGGCGGCAGCGCAGCCCGGTGGCCGATCACTGGCAAGGCCAGTTGTGGCGGCAGCTGGTGGCGGAGATTGGCCTCAGTCACCGCGGCCAGCGCATGGGCGAGCTTGGCGAGCAGCTGCGCAATCTGCCCAGCGACCCGGAAGAACCGGCGCTGCACGTGTTCGGCGTCAGCCATCTGCCGCCCGACGCGCTGATGGCGCTGCAACAGCTGGGACAGAGGCAGATCGTGCAACTGTACTTTCCCGATCCCTGCCGCGAACTCTGGGAGGATCTGCGCTCGCGCGCCGAGGTCTACCGCAGCGAACTGGCGGGTGGCGCCTTCCTCGACATCGGCCATCCGCTGCTGGCGGCATTGGGGCGCATGGGACAGCACTTCACGCTGCTGCTGAATGCGCTCGACAGTGCCCAGGACGACCGTGACCAGGCCGATCTGGACCTGCAGGCGCCGCTGCCGACGCGGGCCGCGCTGCTGCAGCGGTTGCAGCACAGCCTGCGCTGTCTGCGGCCCGAGTGGGTGGCGGCAGATGTGGATCTGGCCGCCGCACTCGACGATGCCAGCCTGCAGGTGCACCAATGCCACACCCGGTTGCGCGAACTCGAGGTACTCAAGGACGCCCTGCTCGACCGGCTGGCCGCAGACCCTACGCTGAACCCCCGCGAGATCGTGGTCATGGCGCCGAACATGGCCCTGTACGCGCCGCTGTTGCCCGTGATCTTCGGCGAACCGGGGCGCGGCGACAGTGCCCTGCCCTGGTATCTGGCCGATGTCGCACTGGCGCGCAGCCATCCCTTGCTGCAGGCCTTTCGCGAACTGCTGGATCTGCCGGCGCAGCGCATCAGCCGGTCGCAGGTGCTGGCCTTGCTGGCACTGCCGGCCGTGGCGCGGCGCCTGGGCCTGGACCAGAGCCGCCATCAGGCGCTGGCGCGTTGGCTCGATCGGGTTCAGGTGGCCTGGGGCCTGGATGGGTCCATGAAGGCCGATTTCGGCGCGGCCCCGGTGGATCAGAACAGCTTTGCCTTCGGCATTGACCGCATGGCTGCCGGCCTGCTGGTCGGCCATGAAGATCCGGATTGGCTGCTGCAGGACCAGTTCCTGCCGGCCGACCCGGTGCACGGTCCGGATGCGGCTTGCCTCGGCGCCCTGTCGGCGCTGATCGACATTCTGCAGGACTGGCGCAGCCACAGCCGGCAACTGCTGCCGGCCACGCGCTGGATCGAGTTGCTGCAGCGCTGGATGCTGGCCCTGTTCGAGGGCGATCCCGACGATGCCGACGAGGCCGAGGCCCTGCGCGCGCTGGACAAGCTGGTCGCGGGCATCACCCGCGAATGCGCCCAGGCCAACGCCGATCCCGAGATCGACTGGCCAGTGCTGCGCGACCTCCTCAAGACCGGCCTCGACGGCATCCCCGAACGTCAGGCCTTCCTGGCTGGCGGCATCAGCTTCTGCGGCATGGTGCCGCAACGGGCAATCCCCTTCCGCGTGGTCGCGCTGCTGGGGCTCAATGACGGCGAATATCCACGGCCGCGGACGGACACCGGGCTGGATCTGATGCAGCAGCATCCGCGCCTGGGGGATCGCGACAACCGCATGGATGACCGCTATCTGTTCCTGGAAGCGCTGATGAGCGCGCGCGATGCGCTGCACCTCAGCTACCTGGCCGAAGGCCCGCAGGATGGCAAGCCCCGCAATCCGGCATTGCCACTGGCAGAGTTGCTGGGTTTTCTTGACCAGCAACATGCCGCTGAGCTGCGTGACGACCAAGGCCACCGGCCCTGGTGCGTGCGCCATCCCTTGCAACCCTTCGATGGCCGTTACTTCAGCGCCGACGGCGATCCTCGGCTGTTTTCCTACTCCAGCGAGTACGCCGCGGCGAGCCGCGCCGATGGCGTCGGCAACTGGCGCTTCATCGACGGGCCCGGGGCACTGCCGGCCACCGATTCCGGCGCGCAGATCGAACTGAATGCCATCTGCAGCTACTACGCCCGCCCGAGCGAATGGTTGTGCCGTCACGCGCTAGGCTTGTCGCGCGAGGCGCTGGAGCAGGACGCCTCGGAAGACCAGGAAGCGCTGACACCGGCCTTGGCACGCTTTGACCGCAGCGGCATCGACCTGTTCTGGCATGCCTTGCAACAGGGATGGAACGAGATACCGACGCAGCCACCGCGACATCTGCTGCACGCCGGCCAACTGGCGGCCGGTGCGGTGGGCGCCAAGGCCTTCGAGGAGCTTCGCGACTCGGCGCAGGCCCTGCTGGCCGCGGCACGCAGCCTGCCACCTTTCCACAATGCGAAGCCGGTGGCGCTGACACGGACCATGGATCTGGCCGTGGGTCAGCACCGGCTGGTCGGCACCATCGGCCCGCTGCATGCGCACGGATCGGACTGCTGGCTGCTGCAGGTTCACAGTGGCAGCCAAGTCCATTTCGGGCAGCTGCTGCCGCTGTACCTGCGATGGGCGGCGCTGAGCCTGAGTGACCCACATACCCGCTACCACTGTGCGCTGCTGCATCGCGACAACAAGGTCGGTGCGGTGCTGCACGGGCTCACCGAGTTCGATGCCGATCCGCTCTCGCTTCAGAAGAGCTTGGGATTGTTGCTCGACACCTTTGGCGCCGCCAGCGAGCGCAGCGGACAATACTTCGCCCGCACCAGCTACGAGTATGCGCAAGCCTTGCGGGAGCATCCGAATGACCCCGATCTAGCCCTGGCGCAGGCCCGCAAGGCATGGCTGGGGGCTTTTGCCAGCACCGGTGAATCCGGCTACGCGCCCGGCTACAACACTCTGCTCGGCGGCAACGCCGACTTCCTGGAGGCCGGCACCGAGGCCCATCGTCGCTTTGCCGAGCTGGCGCTGGCCTTGCGGTGTCTGCTCGATCCGCCGACCCGTCGCGGGGCAGCGGCATGA
- the recB gene encoding exodeoxyribonuclease V subunit beta, translating into MSAPRELDWRSLDLAGTTLIEASAGTGKTYNIALLYLRLLLERQLGVRQILVTTFTDAAAQELKARIRTRLLDAERALGGAEADAELRAWLADLAMAQPKALLQARLRLALSEIDLAPISTIHSFCRRVLTDFPFDTGVPFNLGELVDETALLRECVEDFWRGRFLVEQPDPWEMAMVLDGGPAKLMARVRALLSAEPEAILASDTDRLRHWWQAFCAQDHSALRATVDDSGAFKNVARSRLRRALHSLLEAVDHADPGRAAWSDLHDVLQADKLWGQWKQSNTLPFEQRPELKTLAQAQALFERVEQRVNQATALACAAFVRGQIRHRLQVRGQITYTTLIEEVHGRLHSARGEALAERLAEAWPAALIDEFQDTDARQWQIFQTLAKAPAAQTLILIGDPKQAIYAFRGGDIHAYLSAREALPPERVHSIRHNFRSHPALLRALNELYRLAGDDAFGGGQISYVPVLPGEPGRWHDSKDSTALHLRLVTPPGKNLDDRDDAILEACADDIAHLLNRADLQIDGQPIEPGHVAVLLSTNRQISDLRARLIERRVPVVGSGKTSVLDTPWADDLQLLLHALLNANDDYAVRGALATRLLGFDASQLAAMAHSPSLWETQLARFGDWRQLWDRRGILAVIESIVLQQAPRLLAAADGERALTDLRHLGEVLQAAAAECYGPEELYAWLIATRSEGLTEEDASRELQLRIESEARRVQLLTLHASKGLEFPVVFVPMAWRHRKIPSVDWAVFHDGEHRRRLDLGSANFTAHKLIEAEEDMQESLRRLYVALTRAKYRCQIYACADVAPSAESARPGRGELDILLGAALARASARHDGVPWEALTQEVPGLALSFEADAPAEYTQAPASDQVRQARTPSRVPRPRFGLHSFSSLTQYGASSTRDNTRGAEDEITLPGEAVPVPDAGPAHPLLQALSGLKGPRFGDAMHQLLEEDAGKLRFAQQIERIEAALQAQGVRLDPAQASAQLRAIAAMLDRCLQSELAPGLKLGRLPAHKRRPEFEFAFALDAARWGRLGALLQAHGLGDWWPPADDGRVLRGLMKGYIDLLFEWKGRFHVLDYKSNWLGDSLNDYQPERLEASMREHRYGLQALVYSVALHRYLGQRIDDYRSEDHLGESWYLFLRAIGLGPGAGLWRRSFPVALIEALDALFDGAEVQP; encoded by the coding sequence ATGAGCGCCCCCCGCGAACTCGATTGGCGCTCGCTCGATCTCGCCGGCACCACGCTGATCGAGGCCAGCGCCGGTACCGGCAAGACCTACAACATCGCCTTGCTCTATCTGCGCCTGCTGCTGGAGCGCCAATTGGGCGTCCGCCAGATTCTGGTGACCACCTTCACCGATGCCGCAGCGCAGGAACTCAAGGCCCGTATCCGCACCCGCCTGCTGGATGCCGAGCGAGCGTTGGGTGGCGCCGAGGCCGATGCCGAACTCCGTGCCTGGCTGGCCGATCTGGCCATGGCGCAGCCCAAGGCCCTGCTGCAGGCACGGCTGCGGCTGGCGCTGTCCGAGATCGATCTGGCGCCGATCTCCACCATCCACAGCTTCTGCCGCCGGGTGCTCACCGACTTCCCCTTCGACACCGGCGTGCCTTTCAACCTCGGCGAACTGGTCGATGAGACTGCGCTGCTGCGCGAGTGCGTGGAGGATTTCTGGCGCGGACGATTCCTGGTCGAACAGCCCGATCCCTGGGAAATGGCGATGGTGCTCGATGGCGGGCCGGCCAAGCTGATGGCGCGGGTGCGAGCACTGCTCAGCGCTGAACCGGAGGCCATTCTGGCCTCCGATACCGATCGTTTGCGCCATTGGTGGCAGGCCTTCTGCGCCCAGGATCACAGCGCCTTGCGGGCCACGGTCGATGACAGCGGGGCCTTCAAGAATGTCGCCCGTTCGCGACTGCGACGCGCGCTGCACAGCCTGCTGGAAGCCGTCGACCATGCCGATCCGGGTCGCGCGGCGTGGTCCGACCTGCACGATGTATTGCAGGCCGACAAACTCTGGGGACAGTGGAAACAGAGCAACACGCTCCCCTTCGAGCAACGTCCGGAACTGAAGACGCTGGCGCAGGCTCAAGCGCTGTTCGAACGGGTCGAACAGCGCGTCAATCAGGCCACCGCCCTGGCCTGTGCCGCTTTTGTACGCGGCCAGATCCGTCACCGGCTGCAGGTCCGAGGGCAGATCACCTACACGACCCTGATCGAGGAAGTCCATGGTCGCTTGCACAGTGCGCGCGGCGAGGCTCTGGCGGAGCGCCTGGCCGAAGCCTGGCCGGCGGCCCTGATCGACGAGTTCCAGGACACCGATGCCCGCCAGTGGCAGATCTTCCAGACATTGGCGAAGGCCCCGGCGGCGCAAACGCTGATCCTGATCGGCGATCCCAAACAGGCCATCTATGCCTTTCGCGGTGGCGATATCCACGCCTATCTGTCTGCCCGCGAGGCGCTGCCACCGGAACGGGTTCATTCGATCCGCCACAACTTCCGTTCCCATCCGGCGCTGCTGCGCGCGCTCAACGAGCTTTACCGATTGGCGGGAGACGATGCCTTCGGCGGCGGCCAGATCAGCTATGTGCCGGTGCTGCCGGGCGAGCCTGGGCGTTGGCATGACTCCAAGGACAGCACGGCGCTGCATCTGCGGCTGGTGACGCCGCCCGGAAAGAACCTGGACGATCGCGATGACGCGATTCTGGAAGCCTGCGCTGACGACATCGCCCACCTGCTCAACCGCGCCGACCTGCAGATCGATGGCCAGCCGATCGAGCCTGGTCATGTCGCCGTACTGCTCAGCACCAATCGGCAGATCAGCGATCTGCGCGCTCGTCTGATCGAGCGCCGGGTGCCGGTGGTCGGCAGCGGCAAGACCAGCGTGCTCGACACGCCCTGGGCCGATGATCTGCAGCTGCTGCTGCATGCGCTGCTGAACGCCAACGACGACTACGCCGTACGTGGGGCGCTGGCAACGCGCCTGCTGGGATTCGATGCCAGCCAGCTCGCTGCCATGGCGCATTCGCCGTCGCTGTGGGAAACACAGCTGGCACGTTTCGGCGACTGGCGCCAGCTCTGGGATCGACGCGGCATTCTGGCCGTCATCGAATCGATCGTGCTGCAGCAGGCGCCGCGGCTGCTGGCTGCCGCCGACGGCGAGCGCGCCCTGACCGATCTGCGCCATCTCGGGGAAGTTCTGCAAGCTGCCGCGGCCGAGTGCTACGGGCCGGAGGAACTCTATGCCTGGCTGATCGCAACCCGTTCTGAAGGTCTGACCGAAGAAGACGCCAGCCGAGAGCTGCAGCTGCGCATCGAGAGCGAGGCCAGGCGGGTGCAACTGCTCACCCTGCACGCCAGCAAGGGTCTGGAGTTCCCAGTGGTTTTCGTGCCCATGGCCTGGCGCCATCGCAAGATCCCGAGTGTAGACTGGGCCGTCTTCCACGACGGCGAGCATCGGCGCCGACTCGATCTGGGCAGCGCCAACTTCACCGCCCACAAGCTGATCGAAGCCGAAGAGGACATGCAGGAAAGCCTGCGGCGCCTGTATGTGGCCTTGACCCGGGCCAAGTACCGTTGCCAGATCTACGCCTGTGCAGATGTGGCGCCCAGCGCCGAGTCCGCGCGGCCAGGAAGGGGCGAGCTGGACATCCTGCTGGGGGCGGCGCTGGCCCGCGCCAGCGCCAGGCACGACGGCGTACCCTGGGAAGCACTGACGCAAGAGGTTCCGGGCCTGGCCCTGAGCTTCGAGGCGGATGCGCCTGCCGAATACACGCAAGCACCAGCGAGCGATCAGGTTCGTCAGGCCAGAACGCCCAGCCGCGTCCCGCGACCGCGCTTTGGCCTGCACAGCTTTTCCTCGCTGACCCAGTACGGCGCCAGCAGCACCAGGGACAACACGCGTGGCGCCGAGGACGAGATCACGCTACCAGGCGAGGCTGTGCCCGTGCCGGATGCAGGCCCTGCGCACCCGCTGCTGCAGGCGCTGTCGGGGCTCAAGGGCCCGCGTTTCGGCGATGCCATGCATCAGTTGTTGGAAGAAGATGCCGGCAAGCTCCGCTTTGCCCAGCAGATCGAGCGCATCGAAGCCGCATTGCAGGCACAAGGCGTGCGCCTAGACCCGGCGCAGGCTTCTGCACAGCTGAGGGCCATCGCGGCCATGCTCGACCGCTGCCTGCAGTCCGAACTGGCACCGGGCCTGAAGCTGGGGCGTCTGCCGGCGCACAAGCGCCGACCCGAATTCGAATTCGCCTTCGCTCTCGATGCAGCCCGCTGGGGTCGGCTCGGCGCGCTGCTGCAGGCACATGGATTGGGGGACTGGTGGCCGCCCGCCGATGATGGCCGGGTGCTGCGTGGTTTGATGAAGGGCTACATCGATCTGCTGTTCGAATGGAAGGGCCGCTTCCATGTGCTCGACTACAAGAGCAACTGGCTGGGCGACAGCCTGAACGACTATCAGCCCGAGCGACTGGAAGCCAGCATGCGCGAGCATCGCTACGGCCTGCAGGCGCTGGTCTACAGTGTGGCCCTGCATCGTTATCTGGGACAGCGCATCGACGACTACCGGTCCGAGGACCATCTGGGCGAGAGCTGGTATCTGTTCCTGCGCGCGATCGGCCTCGGCCCCGGTGCCGGCCTGTGGCGCCGATCCTTCCCGGTGGCGCTGATCGAGGCTCTGGATGCGCTGTTCGACGGCGCCGAGGTGCAGCCATGA
- the recD gene encoding exodeoxyribonuclease V subunit alpha: MNTAERVGALDAAMQRWALKRSGSAVLARAIGLAVAAEADGHACVRLGADGDFRELAIHPWVGDGSELKPCVLTAAGDFFLWRNWRHEQRIAAEVSARISAAQTVDSRALQADLDLLFAGMNPVHAGGQRQAVQSAMGKKLFVLSGGPGTGKTSTVLRLLLMLQRHGGHQGEIRMALAAPTGKAAQRLSQALREGKQALAASLADRGQGWTEALSAIPESAQTLHRLLGFQPQLDRFRFDRDQRLPHQIVVIDEASMVDLALMRASFDALADNATLILIGDPDQLVSVSAGSVLADLVKAAAADPALGGHHAELRHVWRAGGTLARIYAAIRRGAAGEVHALLAADAEQHWFPTDDPAALARQLQRWLARPEWPALQTQLSRTASDPHQAFAALRQLQLLCALRSGRYGASELNVWIDAQRRQQLGGALWYPGRPVLIRHNDYGRRLYNGDIGLTLPIGGELRVCFESLDADGARSLRMLSPRELPEHDLAYALTVHQAQGSEYDHVAVLLPPDASSQILSRQLLYTGVSRARRSVEIWSSAASLQAALDQVSLRAGGLRERLTQAQDSPP; the protein is encoded by the coding sequence ATGAACACCGCCGAACGCGTCGGTGCGCTGGATGCCGCCATGCAGCGCTGGGCGCTGAAACGCTCGGGGTCGGCCGTGCTGGCCCGGGCCATCGGGCTGGCGGTCGCGGCCGAGGCCGATGGCCATGCCTGCGTGCGCCTCGGCGCCGACGGCGATTTCCGTGAATTGGCGATCCACCCCTGGGTCGGCGACGGCAGCGAACTCAAGCCCTGCGTGCTGACCGCGGCCGGCGATTTCTTCCTCTGGCGCAACTGGCGGCACGAGCAGCGGATTGCCGCCGAAGTTTCGGCACGCATCAGTGCAGCGCAGACCGTCGACAGCAGGGCGCTGCAGGCGGATCTGGATCTGCTGTTCGCCGGCATGAATCCGGTGCACGCCGGCGGCCAGCGCCAGGCTGTGCAATCGGCCATGGGCAAGAAGCTGTTCGTGCTCAGCGGTGGGCCGGGCACCGGCAAGACCAGCACCGTGCTGCGCCTGCTGCTGATGCTGCAACGGCACGGCGGGCACCAGGGCGAGATCCGCATGGCCCTGGCGGCGCCCACCGGTAAGGCCGCGCAGCGGCTCTCGCAGGCGCTGCGCGAGGGCAAGCAGGCACTGGCAGCCAGTCTGGCTGATCGCGGCCAGGGCTGGACCGAAGCCTTGTCAGCCATTCCGGAAAGCGCCCAGACCCTGCATCGATTGCTCGGCTTCCAGCCGCAGCTCGACCGTTTCCGTTTCGATCGCGATCAGCGCCTGCCGCATCAGATCGTGGTCATCGACGAGGCCTCGATGGTGGATCTGGCGCTGATGCGCGCCAGTTTCGACGCGTTGGCCGACAACGCAACGCTGATCCTGATCGGTGATCCGGATCAGCTGGTATCGGTGTCGGCCGGATCGGTTCTGGCCGATCTGGTCAAGGCCGCCGCTGCCGATCCGGCACTCGGCGGCCATCACGCCGAGCTACGCCATGTCTGGCGTGCGGGCGGCACTCTGGCCCGGATTTACGCCGCGATCCGTCGCGGCGCGGCCGGCGAAGTGCACGCGCTGCTCGCGGCCGACGCCGAGCAACACTGGTTTCCCACCGATGATCCCGCCGCGCTGGCGCGGCAGCTTCAGCGCTGGCTGGCGCGACCGGAGTGGCCGGCACTGCAGACGCAGCTGTCGCGCACCGCCAGCGATCCGCACCAGGCTTTCGCCGCCCTGCGCCAGCTGCAACTGCTCTGTGCACTGCGCTCCGGACGCTATGGTGCCAGCGAACTCAATGTCTGGATCGATGCCCAGCGACGCCAGCAACTCGGTGGCGCGCTATGGTATCCGGGCCGGCCGGTGCTGATCCGCCACAATGATTACGGCCGCCGCCTCTACAACGGTGATATCGGCCTGACGCTGCCCATCGGCGGCGAATTGCGGGTGTGCTTCGAGAGCCTGGATGCCGACGGCGCACGGAGTCTGCGCATGCTCTCACCCCGTGAGTTGCCCGAGCATGATCTGGCCTACGCGCTGACCGTCCATCAGGCCCAGGGCTCCGAGTACGACCACGTCGCCGTGCTCTTGCCCCCCGACGCCAGCAGTCAAATCCTGTCACGACAACTGCTCTACACCGGCGTCTCCCGCGCCCGGCGCAGCGTCGAGATCTGGAGCAGCGCAGCCAGTCTGCAGGCAGCGCTCGACCAGGTGAGCCTGCGCGCCGGCGGCTTGCGTGAGCGACTGACGCAGGCGCAGGACAGCCCGCCGTAG